The Deltaproteobacteria bacterium sequence GGCCTCCATGCCGTCGGACGCCTCACCCACCACGTCTACGTCGTCGTGAAGCGAAAGGATCGCCTTGATCCCCTCGCGCAGCAGGGCATGGTCGTCCGCGACAAGGATCTTTATCTTCGCCATGGAGTCACCCGTTTCCTTCCGACCCGTCCGGTGCAGGTTCGGGCCGTATCGGAATGTACACCTTGATCAACGTCCCCCACCCCGGCTCCGAATGGATCGTCAGCTTGCCGTCCAGCAGGGCGATTCGCTCCTCCATCCCGAGAAGTCCGAACCCCCATTGGTTCTCGTCCCTCACCGGCTCGAGAACCTGCGCCGCATCGAATCCCTTGCCGTCGTCCTGGATTTCCATCCCGATGCCCGTTTCCCAGAATGTAACAGATACCGAGACGTTTTTGGCGTCTGCGTGCTTGCAAATGTTGATGATGGCTTCCTGCGCGACCCTGAACAACACCAGCTCGATCTTCGAGTTGTCGAGGGCGCCCTGGACCTTCGCCTTCATTTCGTCGTAGTTTCCCATCGTGTTCAACTCGAAATGGATTCCCTTTTCCCCCACATGCTTCTCGAGGACCCACTTGATGGCCGATTCGAGGCCGAGATCGTCGAGGATGGGGGGGCGGAGATCCTTGATCATCCTGTGGAGCCCTTTCAGCATCGACATGCACTGCTCCCGGATCTGCTGCAGATGCTTCCGCCGGGGATCGTCGGCGGGGAACCGCATGATGACAGAGTCGAGCGAGATGAGGATGGCGTTCACGCACTGGCTCGTGTCGTCGTGCAGCTCCCGCGCGATCCGCTTCCGTTCGTCCTCCCCGGCGGTGATGATCTCACGCAGCAGCACCGCGAGTTTTCCCCTGCTGCGGTTGAGCTCCTTCGTCCTGTCGGCAACCCGGCTCTCCAGATCGGAACTGTACTTCTGGATGCTTTCGTGCGATTCCGCCAGTTTGATCCGCATCTCGTCGAAGCTCCGGCTCAAGGTCCCGATTTCGTCGCCTGCCGTCGCCTCGATGGGGTCCTCGAGGTTCCCCCGGGCGATCCTCTGCGTGGCGTCGATAAGGGAACGCACAGGCCGGACGATGCTGCGGGAAAGCCCGATCGCCAGCAGCGATGCGGTGATGATGGCTATAACGCTCAGGACCAGGAAGCCCTTCCGCAGGCTGATGGAGGGCAGGAACACGGTATCCTGGGGATCCCGCACTATGATCCCCCAAGGGGCGGTCGAGAGCGGGGCGAAGGCCAGCATGTCCTTCCCCGCCTTGGCGCCGGGAGGCGTCTCCTTGCAACGGTGGCAGCTTAACGTCGAAGCCTTCCTTTCGTTTATCAGGTTGCCCAGGAACTTGTACCGCTCGCTGCAGGTTAGGATGCGCCTCGGGTCGTTGGAGGCGATGATGACGCCGCGGCTGTCCACGAGTTCGATGTAGCTGTCCGCGCCAATGGGTATCGTCCGGATTATCTGCGAAAGTAGATAGTTCGTGGGATCGATCTCCCCCCCCGCCACCCCCACAACGTCCCCGTTCTTGTCCTTCAGCGGAACAAGCGCGAGGATGATTTTCCGGTTCGTGGATTCGACCGTGTGCACCGCGGAGATTACGGGTTTCAGACCCCGCAGCGTCCTGCTCACCTCCGGGATGCCGGAAAGGTTTACGTCCTCCCCTTCCTGGTGCGGGTAGGCTATGACCACGTTCCCGTGCAGGTCCGTCAGGAAGATCCGGCCCGTGAAAATCGAATACTCGATGGCGGCCTTTAACGCCTTCTTCTCCGGCTCCCAGTCCTTGTCCGTGAAGTCGATCTTTCCGGAAAGAGAGACGTCGTAGAGCCGCTTCAGGTTGTTTTCGAGTATGTAGTCGACGTACTTGCCGATGATGTTCGCAAGCGCGAGCCGGTTTTCGAGGGACCGCTGGATACTGGCGTTAACGCTCAGATGGCTGATTATCCCGAGGCTGACCAGTATGATGGCCATGTTCAGGATCAGCAGGAAGATGATCCGTTTCTTCATCGGCTACACCGGCCCGGGCGGGATGACAGGAACGGTTCGCCCTTGGCCAATGTATAGGCCGGTGCCTGCCCCGTCAACGGGGAACGCGCTCCCCGCCGCCTGCGGTCTGGGCGGTCCCGGCCGGGTCCGCCGGGGATTCCTCCTCCTTCAGCCCGTCGCCCAGCAGGTCGTCAGGCCCCACTCCCTCGATCCGCGCCAGCTCGAGCGGGTGCTCCCGCAGCATCCGCTCCCTGGATATGTATCCGGTGAAGATACTCGTGTCCAGGGGGAAGACCTCCGGGCTGAAGATGGAATTATAGATGTGCCAGATGGCGTTGATGAGGAAGATCAGCATCGCCTCGTTGGAATGGAGCACTTTCGCTGCGGGTATGATCTCCCCGGGCAGTATGCGCGTGACGGTCGTCGGCAGCCACAGGACGGCGCCGGTACCGATCATGAGGAAACCGCCGATCAGGATGGTCCAGTACTCGAACTTCTCCATGTAGTCGTACCGGTCGCACCGGGCCGCGTGGTCCTCGAGCCCGAAGTAGTACCGTATATTGTGGATGGCGGCGATCAGGTCGTCCCGGGTGATGAACATCGACGAGTCCCATTTCCTGGCCGCGACTCCCGCGAACGCCACGCCTACGTGAACCAGGATCTCCATTGTGAAAAAGACCCCCGCATACCGGTGGATCAGGCGGACGCTGTCGATTCCCCCCAGTTTAAGGATGAACCATTGGGCGGACTCCACGTGCCAGAACCTCTGGCAGAGGCCCGTGGCCAGCAGGACCGCCGAGCTCATGACGATCATCCAGTGCTCGACGATCCGGAACGTGCTGAACCTCCGGATCTTCCTTTTACCCTTCTCCATGACCGTGTCCTTCCCTGTCGTCACCTCTTCTTCACCGGTTGACGGCATACCGCCAGATGTGCAGGAAGATCTGAAGCAGCAGCCCGAGCCCCATGATCGGGATGAAGATCTTGTAGGCGGTGCTCACCAGGAAGATCAGGGGGAACTTCGTAAGAGACGGCTTGTAATGCGACAGCCAGGCGTTCGGGAAATTCTCGTTGGCGTCCTTATGGCACTTCTGGCACCGCTTGACAAGGTTGGCCTTGACGTACGCCGGATCGGAGCTGATCGAGCTCGCGATGTTGTGTGTCCCGTGGCAGTCGGTGCAGACGGCGATCGGCCGCGCCGGCTTGTATAGCTGCTCCCGCTGCTTCTTGTATAGCCCCAGCGTGACGCCGTGGAAATCGGTGAGATAGGCGTTCAGCACCTCGGTCGACAGCCCGTACTTGCTGACGACAGCCGGGTTCGCGTGGCAGTTCCCGCACATCTGCGGGATCCGCTCGTGGTATTCCAGCGTAAGAGGGTTCTCGGTGTCGTGGGCCGTGTGGCAGTCGATGCAGATCGGGACGTCGGTGTTCTGCTCGTTGAACAGGGCGCTCCCGTGCACGCTCTTGGCGTAAACGCCAAAGACCTCCTCGTGGCACTTCCGGCACCTCTGCGTCGTTAGCACCCTTCCCTTGACGCCCCGGGAAATGTGGGGGATCTGGTGGGAGCCGTGGCAGTCGTTGCATACCGGGGCGGTGAGGTTCCCCTGGCTCAGTATCGTATAGTGGACGCTGTCCAGGGTCTTGGTGTACTTGTCGAAATGGCAGCGGCGGCAGCTTTCCGAGGAGGCGATCGTGTAATCCCGGCGGCTCCTGAAGTTACGCTTCGGATGCTCTTCGGACGAAAAGCCGTAGTGGCAGTCCGAGCACCGCAGCTTGTCGTGGGCGTTCCCCTCGGAAAAGGAATTCGCGACGTTAAGCGCGATCTTGTCCCCGTTCCGGCAGGTCATCGTCATCTTCTGCTGATGGCACTTCATGCAGTACTCGGTCTCGCTCCGGATGATCTTGCCGCCCGCGACGGGAGTGACGGAGTGGGCGTCGTGGCAATCCGTGCAGATGGGAGAGGCCCCCTCCTTCTCCTTCGTCAAAAGGTCGGCATGGACGGACTTCGACTTTATCTGGTCCGGTGTGTGGCAGCCGCGGCAGACCGCCGACGCCTTCACGCGGTACTGCACCTTGTTTCGGAAATTCCGCGAGGCGTGATGGTCGGTCGAGAAATCGGTGTGGCAGCGGGAGCAGCTCAGGAAACCGTGGACCGACATCTTGTACTTCGCCGGGTTGACGAACGCCTCCACGGTCTCGTCGCTCTGGAACTTGTAGACTATGCCCTTTTTGCCGTGGCACTGGAGGCACTTGAGCGATTCGATGGAAAGGTCCCCCTCCTCCTTCGCGTGCCCGGC is a genomic window containing:
- a CDS encoding cytochrome b/b6 domain-containing protein, whose translation is MTTGKDTVMEKGKRKIRRFSTFRIVEHWMIVMSSAVLLATGLCQRFWHVESAQWFILKLGGIDSVRLIHRYAGVFFTMEILVHVGVAFAGVAARKWDSSMFITRDDLIAAIHNIRYYFGLEDHAARCDRYDYMEKFEYWTILIGGFLMIGTGAVLWLPTTVTRILPGEIIPAAKVLHSNEAMLIFLINAIWHIYNSIFSPEVFPLDTSIFTGYISRERMLREHPLELARIEGVGPDDLLGDGLKEEESPADPAGTAQTAGGGERVPR
- a CDS encoding HAMP domain-containing protein encodes the protein MKKRIIFLLILNMAIILVSLGIISHLSVNASIQRSLENRLALANIIGKYVDYILENNLKRLYDVSLSGKIDFTDKDWEPEKKALKAAIEYSIFTGRIFLTDLHGNVVIAYPHQEGEDVNLSGIPEVSRTLRGLKPVISAVHTVESTNRKIILALVPLKDKNGDVVGVAGGEIDPTNYLLSQIIRTIPIGADSYIELVDSRGVIIASNDPRRILTCSERYKFLGNLINERKASTLSCHRCKETPPGAKAGKDMLAFAPLSTAPWGIIVRDPQDTVFLPSISLRKGFLVLSVIAIITASLLAIGLSRSIVRPVRSLIDATQRIARGNLEDPIEATAGDEIGTLSRSFDEMRIKLAESHESIQKYSSDLESRVADRTKELNRSRGKLAVLLREIITAGEDERKRIARELHDDTSQCVNAILISLDSVIMRFPADDPRRKHLQQIREQCMSMLKGLHRMIKDLRPPILDDLGLESAIKWVLEKHVGEKGIHFELNTMGNYDEMKAKVQGALDNSKIELVLFRVAQEAIINICKHADAKNVSVSVTFWETGIGMEIQDDGKGFDAAQVLEPVRDENQWGFGLLGMEERIALLDGKLTIHSEPGWGTLIKVYIPIRPEPAPDGSEGNG